Proteins found in one Aminivibrio sp. genomic segment:
- a CDS encoding GIY-YIG nuclease family protein produces MYIVLCADGTLYTGWTFDLAARVEAHNLGRGARYTAGRRPVELVFCERLPSKNDALRRERAIKRLSRRKKETLAAEWSA; encoded by the coding sequence GTGTACATAGTGCTCTGCGCAGACGGAACGCTCTACACGGGCTGGACCTTCGACCTTGCCGCTAGGGTGGAGGCCCACAACCTCGGCAGGGGGGCCCGGTACACGGCGGGGCGGCGCCCGGTGGAGCTTGTTTTCTGCGAGCGCCTTCCCTCGAAGAATGACGCCCTCCGGCGGGAGCGGGCCATCAAGAGGCTTTCCAGGCGAAAGAAGGAAACTCTGGCGGCGGAGTGGTCCGCCTGA